One window of the Agrobacterium larrymoorei genome contains the following:
- a CDS encoding methyl-accepting chemotaxis protein: MRFTIKLKLTLIFTLLVGLMAGCAIFGISGLNQLATLQDAMMTGPIQQDDVANDLAKAFDGLGLAEGDLLLATTEQKMNAAFETIEEERKNFRTALNAGEAAAPEEFKSKWMEIREFWAGYEKLEDSLVGYMKTGRRDDALALNQNEGTVAGQKLDALTESLSSLTEAAVKKADEASDATYQSTFSTLVIIASVAGVVSIVSAIWISISISRGLTRATTAVRKVAEGDLTENIQVTSRDEIGVLITHVNDMVERLRGVVGDALAAAGNVSSGSQELSSSSEQLSQGATEQASSAEEASASMEEMAANIKQNADNAAQTEKIARQSSKDAEASGEAVGRAVVAMRTIAQKISIVQEIARQTDLLALNAAVEAARAGEHGKGFAVVASEVRKLAERSQAAAAEISSLSGETVQVATEAGDMLNRLVPDIRKTAELVAEISAACREQDIGASQINEAIQQLDKVTQQNSGASEEVSATSEELAAQAEELQASIAFFKVDRANANRRAAPDRPAATAATHRPAAKPAAPVRRPAPSQSVHAQQARANGFALDMSMGGPDENDQDFKQSA, encoded by the coding sequence ATGCGTTTTACGATTAAATTGAAACTCACTCTGATTTTTACATTGCTCGTCGGCCTCATGGCAGGCTGTGCGATTTTTGGTATCAGTGGCCTCAATCAATTGGCAACGCTCCAAGATGCTATGATGACCGGGCCAATCCAACAGGATGATGTGGCCAATGATCTGGCGAAGGCCTTTGATGGTCTCGGTTTGGCAGAGGGCGATCTTTTGCTCGCAACCACCGAGCAGAAAATGAACGCCGCCTTCGAAACCATCGAAGAAGAGAGAAAAAACTTCAGGACGGCGCTTAATGCGGGCGAAGCTGCAGCTCCCGAAGAATTCAAAAGCAAGTGGATGGAAATTCGCGAATTCTGGGCTGGCTACGAGAAGCTGGAAGATAGTCTTGTCGGCTACATGAAAACGGGTCGCCGTGATGACGCGCTTGCCTTGAACCAGAATGAAGGAACAGTGGCGGGTCAAAAGCTAGACGCCCTGACGGAATCGCTTTCCAGCTTGACCGAAGCCGCTGTTAAAAAAGCCGATGAGGCGAGCGACGCTACCTACCAAAGCACATTCAGCACGCTTGTGATTATCGCTTCAGTCGCTGGCGTCGTGTCTATCGTTTCAGCAATATGGATCAGCATCTCCATCAGTCGCGGCCTCACAAGGGCAACGACAGCGGTTCGCAAGGTAGCCGAAGGTGATCTGACAGAGAATATTCAAGTGACATCCCGTGACGAGATCGGTGTACTGATCACGCATGTAAACGACATGGTCGAGCGCCTGCGTGGCGTCGTGGGTGATGCGCTTGCCGCAGCCGGCAACGTATCATCCGGCAGCCAGGAACTGTCCTCGTCTTCCGAACAGTTATCGCAAGGCGCGACTGAACAGGCATCCTCTGCCGAAGAAGCCTCCGCTTCCATGGAAGAGATGGCGGCCAACATCAAGCAGAACGCCGACAACGCTGCCCAGACCGAGAAGATCGCTCGCCAGTCGTCGAAGGACGCCGAAGCCAGTGGTGAAGCTGTCGGTCGTGCCGTCGTTGCCATGCGTACCATCGCACAGAAAATCTCTATCGTTCAGGAGATCGCGCGTCAGACTGACCTTCTCGCACTCAATGCCGCCGTCGAAGCCGCACGTGCCGGTGAGCATGGCAAGGGCTTTGCGGTGGTTGCCTCGGAAGTTCGCAAGCTGGCAGAACGCAGCCAGGCCGCAGCAGCCGAAATCTCCTCGCTCTCCGGCGAAACCGTTCAGGTCGCGACTGAAGCTGGCGATATGTTGAACCGTCTGGTTCCAGACATCCGCAAGACGGCAGAACTGGTGGCGGAAATCTCTGCCGCATGCCGCGAGCAGGATATCGGTGCCAGCCAGATCAATGAAGCGATCCAGCAACTCGACAAGGTGACACAGCAGAACTCCGGTGCTTCCGAGGAAGTGTCTGCCACGTCTGAAGAACTCGCCGCACAGGCAGAAGAACTACAGGCCAGCATCGCCTTCTTCAAGGTGGACCGTGCCAATGCAAACCGCCGCGCAGCACCGGACCGCCCCGCGGCTACCGCGGCAACGCATCGTCCGGCTGCGAAGCCTGCCGCTCCCGTTCGCCGCCCTGCTCCTTCGCAATCCGTCCACGCCCAGCAGGCGCGCGCCAACGGCTTTGCACTCGACATGTCCATGGGCGGCCCAGACGAAAACGACCAGGACTTCAAGCAAAGCGCGTAA
- a CDS encoding chemotaxis protein CheA gives MTLLDPIQVFRTEAAELFEQIESGLLDLLHDLSNQSQIDAVFRGLHTLKGSGAMFGFEALAAFTHHCETAFDRVRKGEVPATSELIAAVLEAQDHMRRLVDNPATAFPETGERLLAKLQAAVGEGAGSKAVAPSVSKATAAVTEPKTSGATWTIKFRLPENAMANGTNPLGLLNELTELGECTVVANTGAIPPLGEIDPTQLYVGWSVTLTTEQPRSAIDDVFIFVMDDMELEITKVEDATASQEIVPPPSPVEEAAKANPQLVQAATDGKQGRAAENVRVPAERLDELMDRVGELVIAQSRLSQLANTSVDIHLRAVSEDVERLSGELRDTMMVLRMVPIAQLFSRFRRLTHDLARETGKQIELITEGESTEVDKAVIERLADPLVHLVRNSCDHGLETPEERIAAGKDPVGHVSLVARQTGGDVIITIKDDGRGINRERVRAKAESSGLVAPGASLTDQELLQMIFEPGFSTAAQVTNLSGRGVGMDVVKKTIEALRGTINITSAPGAGSEVSLAIPLTLAIIDGLLVRVGHGCYVIPLSAVEECLELSPEDDVKSRGRSFISLRESLVPFIRLRELFQSGTKPDQFQKVVVISTGSERVGLVVDQIIGDHQTVIKAMSKLHHDVATFSGATILGDGSVALILDVAHLVAAGQQQEAQMRIAG, from the coding sequence ATGACGCTGCTGGACCCTATTCAGGTTTTCAGGACTGAAGCCGCAGAGCTTTTCGAGCAGATCGAAAGCGGGCTTCTCGACCTTTTGCATGATCTATCCAATCAAAGTCAGATTGATGCCGTGTTTCGCGGTCTGCATACCTTAAAAGGGTCCGGCGCAATGTTCGGCTTCGAGGCGCTCGCTGCCTTTACCCACCATTGCGAAACGGCCTTCGACCGCGTTCGCAAGGGCGAAGTTCCCGCCACCAGCGAATTGATCGCTGCAGTCCTGGAAGCTCAGGACCATATGCGCCGCCTGGTGGACAACCCTGCGACTGCTTTTCCCGAAACCGGTGAGCGGTTGCTGGCCAAATTGCAGGCGGCCGTCGGTGAAGGCGCCGGCAGCAAGGCTGTTGCTCCATCGGTTTCAAAGGCGACCGCTGCTGTTACCGAGCCGAAAACCTCTGGTGCGACCTGGACCATCAAATTCCGCCTTCCTGAGAACGCCATGGCGAATGGCACCAACCCGCTCGGCCTGCTCAATGAGTTGACCGAACTCGGCGAGTGCACCGTCGTCGCCAACACAGGTGCCATTCCTCCTCTTGGAGAAATCGATCCGACGCAGCTTTATGTCGGCTGGTCCGTAACCCTGACCACCGAACAGCCCCGTTCCGCCATCGACGATGTCTTCATCTTCGTCATGGACGACATGGAGCTCGAGATCACGAAGGTGGAGGACGCTACGGCTTCCCAGGAAATCGTGCCACCTCCTTCTCCTGTCGAGGAAGCCGCCAAGGCCAATCCTCAGCTTGTCCAGGCAGCCACGGATGGCAAGCAGGGGAGAGCTGCAGAGAATGTACGCGTCCCCGCTGAACGGCTCGATGAGTTGATGGACCGCGTCGGCGAGCTGGTTATCGCCCAGTCGCGTTTGTCGCAGCTTGCCAATACCAGTGTCGACATTCATCTGCGTGCTGTCTCAGAAGATGTAGAGCGTCTTTCGGGCGAGCTTCGCGACACGATGATGGTCCTGCGCATGGTTCCCATCGCCCAGCTATTTAGCCGCTTCCGCCGCCTGACACATGATCTGGCGCGCGAAACCGGCAAGCAGATCGAGCTGATCACCGAGGGCGAAAGCACTGAAGTGGACAAGGCCGTGATCGAACGGCTTGCCGATCCGCTCGTCCACCTTGTGCGCAACTCCTGCGATCACGGCCTGGAAACACCGGAAGAACGCATTGCTGCTGGCAAGGACCCAGTCGGACATGTTTCGCTTGTCGCACGCCAGACCGGTGGTGACGTCATCATCACGATCAAGGACGACGGTCGCGGCATCAACCGTGAGCGGGTTCGCGCCAAGGCGGAATCTTCCGGGCTCGTGGCACCGGGCGCAAGCCTGACAGATCAAGAACTCCTGCAGATGATTTTCGAGCCAGGCTTCTCGACAGCAGCTCAGGTCACGAACCTCTCAGGGCGCGGCGTCGGCATGGATGTCGTCAAAAAGACAATCGAGGCGCTTCGCGGCACGATCAACATCACCAGTGCTCCGGGCGCAGGCTCGGAAGTGTCACTCGCCATTCCGCTCACACTTGCCATCATCGACGGCCTGCTCGTTCGTGTCGGCCATGGCTGCTACGTCATTCCGCTCTCGGCAGTCGAAGAGTGCCTGGAACTGTCGCCGGAAGACGACGTCAAATCTCGCGGTCGGTCCTTCATTTCGCTGCGCGAAAGCCTGGTACCGTTCATCCGCCTGCGTGAGCTTTTCCAGAGCGGCACCAAGCCGGACCAGTTCCAGAAGGTGGTAGTCATTTCCACCGGTTCGGAACGTGTCGGATTGGTCGTCGACCAGATCATCGGCGATCACCAGACCGTCATCAAAGCCATGTCCAAGCTGCACCATGATGTCGCGACCTTCTCCGGCGCCACCATCCTTGGAGACGGCAGCGTCGCTCTCATTCTCGACGTCGCACATCTGGTTGCGGCAGGGCAGCAACAGGAGGCGCAGATGCGCATTGCCGGATGA
- a CDS encoding chemotaxis protein CheW — MNQPLLKQPEDFWAERQDIEVLTFSIEGETFAIEAAQVQEILDLLPETAVPGAKAFVSSVINFRGKVIPLADIRLAFGMHAAEKTIDSRIIVIELSLEGEQTLVGLRTDKVYEVTTFSKSASEPPPSVGMRWRPDYINCLIKRGSEFVIMPNLIAIFSAQREGMPGKTIAQGNVVELGKV; from the coding sequence ATGAACCAGCCGCTTTTGAAACAGCCCGAGGACTTCTGGGCAGAACGCCAAGACATTGAAGTTCTAACCTTTTCGATCGAAGGCGAGACCTTTGCGATCGAGGCCGCACAGGTTCAGGAAATACTCGACCTTCTGCCCGAAACGGCCGTTCCGGGCGCCAAGGCTTTCGTGTCCAGCGTCATCAATTTTCGCGGCAAGGTCATTCCGCTGGCAGACATCCGTCTCGCCTTCGGCATGCATGCGGCGGAAAAGACCATCGACAGCCGCATCATCGTCATCGAGCTTTCTCTGGAGGGTGAGCAGACGCTGGTCGGGCTTAGAACCGACAAGGTCTACGAAGTGACGACCTTCTCCAAGTCCGCCAGCGAACCGCCGCCCAGCGTCGGCATGCGGTGGCGGCCAGACTACATCAATTGCCTGATCAAGCGCGGGTCCGAGTTCGTCATCATGCCGAACCTGATCGCGATCTTCTCGGCGCAGCGCGAGGGCATGCCCGGAAAGACAATCGCTCAGGGCAATGTCGTGGAATTGGGAAAAGTATGA
- a CDS encoding methyl-accepting chemotaxis protein, which yields MRFTIKLKLTLAFGIILTVLATLSFYSINSLGTVNNAIGDLANGPEKRLQYALQIDRNLSEIIRQQKNALLENDVAGINRYTKLSDDLLVTTLELARTGLSQASEQGKPYWVAVIENFEKFSGESVKLKDLLAASNKQSAIEFSNGQMRALAQTIGTNTKELVRVQLERVDTTLAESQATYEQVRLIMIIAVASAVLGSLIIATWIALGINTGLRKIMTVAEAVAIGDLDQNVEIKTNDEIKDLVERINVMTANLRNTANVANQISDGDLTVTPKPLSDKDTLGISLEKMVERLRGVVGDALAAADNVSSGSQELSSSSEQLSQGATEQASSAEEASASMEEMAANIKQNADNAAQTEKIARQSSKDAEASGEAVGRAVVAMRTIADKISIVQEIARQTDLLALNAAVEAARAGEHGKGFAVVASEVRKLAERSQAAAAEISSLSGETVQVATEAGDMLNRLVPDIRKTAELVAEISAACREQDIGASQINEAIQQLDKVTQQNSGASEEMSATSEELAAQAEELQASIAFFKVERATTNGRTAQARPAAPSVSHRPAAKPAAPVRRAAPTHSVHAQQARANGFALDMSMGGPDDNDRDFRESA from the coding sequence ATGCGATTTACGATTAAACTTAAACTGACGCTGGCATTCGGCATCATCCTCACGGTCCTTGCTACGCTGTCGTTCTACAGCATCAACAGCCTTGGCACGGTCAACAACGCGATTGGCGACCTGGCAAACGGCCCGGAAAAGCGCCTGCAATACGCGCTGCAGATCGACCGTAATCTCTCCGAGATCATTCGCCAGCAGAAGAATGCCCTGCTTGAGAACGATGTTGCGGGCATCAACCGATACACCAAACTCTCGGACGACCTATTGGTCACCACTCTTGAGCTTGCCCGCACAGGCCTCTCGCAGGCTTCCGAACAGGGCAAGCCTTATTGGGTTGCCGTCATAGAGAATTTTGAAAAATTCAGCGGGGAGTCCGTAAAGCTGAAGGACCTGCTGGCAGCCAGCAACAAGCAGAGCGCCATTGAGTTTTCTAACGGCCAGATGCGCGCCCTCGCGCAGACTATCGGCACCAACACCAAAGAACTCGTGCGGGTTCAACTTGAACGGGTCGACACAACGCTCGCCGAGAGCCAGGCGACCTATGAGCAGGTTCGTCTGATCATGATCATTGCGGTGGCATCGGCTGTCCTTGGAAGCCTGATCATTGCAACCTGGATCGCGCTTGGCATCAACACCGGTCTGCGCAAGATCATGACGGTTGCTGAAGCGGTTGCTATTGGCGATCTCGACCAGAACGTCGAAATCAAGACCAACGACGAGATCAAGGATCTTGTCGAGCGCATCAACGTGATGACGGCCAACCTCCGCAACACCGCCAATGTCGCAAACCAGATTTCCGACGGCGATCTGACCGTGACTCCAAAGCCGCTCTCCGACAAGGACACGCTCGGCATCTCGCTTGAAAAGATGGTTGAACGCCTGCGTGGCGTCGTGGGTGATGCGCTCGCTGCAGCCGACAACGTCTCCTCCGGCAGCCAGGAGCTGTCTTCCTCTTCCGAACAGTTATCGCAAGGCGCAACTGAGCAGGCCTCCTCTGCCGAAGAAGCGTCCGCTTCGATGGAAGAGATGGCCGCCAACATCAAGCAGAACGCCGACAACGCTGCCCAGACCGAGAAGATCGCTCGCCAGTCGTCGAAGGATGCGGAAGCCAGTGGTGAAGCTGTCGGTCGTGCCGTCGTCGCCATGCGCACCATCGCCGACAAGATCTCCATCGTTCAGGAGATCGCTCGTCAGACCGACCTTCTCGCACTCAATGCCGCTGTTGAAGCCGCACGTGCCGGTGAGCATGGCAAGGGCTTTGCGGTCGTTGCCTCGGAAGTTCGCAAGCTGGCAGAACGCAGCCAGGCAGCAGCAGCTGAAATCTCTTCGCTCTCCGGCGAAACCGTTCAGGTTGCGACCGAAGCGGGCGATATGTTGAACCGTCTGGTTCCGGATATCCGCAAGACGGCGGAACTGGTGGCGGAAATCTCTGCCGCATGCCGCGAGCAGGATATCGGTGCCAGCCAGATCAATGAAGCGATCCAGCAGCTCGACAAGGTGACGCAGCAGAACTCCGGTGCTTCCGAAGAAATGTCTGCGACCTCCGAAGAGCTTGCTGCACAGGCCGAAGAGCTTCAGGCCAGCATCGCCTTCTTCAAGGTCGAGCGTGCCACCACGAATGGTCGCACGGCACAGGCTCGCCCCGCCGCTCCATCGGTCTCCCACCGTCCTGCTGCAAAGCCTGCTGCTCCCGTTCGCCGCGCAGCCCCGACCCACTCCGTCCACGCCCAGCAGGCCCGCGCCAATGGCTTCGCACTCGACATGTCGATGGGTGGACCGGACGATAACGATCGGGACTTCAGAGAGAGTGCCTAA
- a CDS encoding response regulator translates to MSANILTVDDSASIRMTTKIALTNAGYQVTEAVDGADGLAKAKSAPFDLIVTDLNMPNMNGLEMIESLRQSPAHTGVPIIFLTTESDADMKARAKAAGATGWVTKPFDPENLVKIVRKVLGK, encoded by the coding sequence ATGAGCGCCAACATTCTTACCGTGGACGATTCCGCAAGCATTCGCATGACGACGAAGATTGCCCTGACTAACGCCGGCTACCAGGTAACCGAGGCTGTCGATGGGGCTGACGGACTTGCGAAAGCGAAAAGCGCTCCCTTCGATCTCATCGTCACCGACCTCAACATGCCGAACATGAACGGTTTGGAGATGATAGAATCGCTGCGTCAGTCTCCAGCCCACACCGGCGTGCCGATCATCTTTTTGACGACGGAGTCCGATGCCGACATGAAGGCGCGCGCCAAGGCAGCCGGCGCTACCGGCTGGGTTACCAAGCCGTTCGACCCGGAAAATCTCGTCAAGATTGTCAGAAAGGTACTCGGTAAATGA
- a CDS encoding STAS domain-containing protein: protein MTPETVTLPSSLSIRGIAAIHETLLSAFQESSAVVLDIPEDASVDLSFLQLVESSRLYAREQGKFITLKKPAGQSVMETLGRAGFLENMDEASRLFWLHGKDI from the coding sequence ATGACCCCTGAAACAGTCACTCTTCCCTCGTCCCTCTCTATAAGGGGGATCGCCGCGATCCACGAGACCCTTCTTTCCGCTTTTCAGGAAAGCAGCGCGGTTGTGCTGGATATACCAGAGGACGCATCCGTCGATCTAAGTTTCCTTCAACTTGTTGAATCGTCCCGTCTTTACGCCCGGGAGCAGGGCAAATTCATCACTTTAAAAAAGCCAGCAGGCCAAAGCGTCATGGAAACGCTGGGGCGAGCCGGCTTTCTTGAGAACATGGACGAGGCTTCGCGCCTCTTCTGGCTGCATGGAAAGGACATTTAA
- a CDS encoding CheR family methyltransferase encodes MSTAVSVNFEDSLNTRDFRQLSAFIYDYCGIKMTDAKRSMLEGRLRKRLRATGFPTFSDYCEYLFRQDGLKDEVIYLIDVVTTNKTDFFREPNHFDFLEKTALPMLAKQGIRQPRAWSSACSTGAEPYTMAMIMAEAVEKGVISDFSILATDLSTDVLKKAHSGIYNRDLLEPVPNAMQRKYVMQARDKYRSDVRISPKLRSKVGFARMNLMNPSYDIGAPVNIIFCRNVLIYFDKKTQTHVLTELCKCLAPGGYLMIGHSESVTGINLPVKQVANTVFLKQ; translated from the coding sequence TTGAGTACAGCTGTTAGCGTCAACTTCGAAGATAGTTTGAACACCCGCGATTTCCGCCAGCTATCCGCCTTCATTTATGATTACTGCGGAATCAAGATGACGGACGCCAAGCGTTCGATGCTGGAAGGCCGTCTGCGCAAGCGTTTGCGCGCGACGGGCTTTCCGACCTTTTCGGACTATTGCGAGTATCTGTTTCGCCAGGACGGTCTGAAAGACGAGGTCATATATCTCATCGACGTGGTAACGACGAACAAGACGGATTTCTTTCGCGAACCGAACCACTTCGACTTTCTTGAAAAAACCGCTCTTCCGATGCTTGCCAAACAGGGTATCAGACAGCCGCGCGCGTGGAGTTCCGCCTGCTCGACGGGTGCCGAACCCTACACGATGGCGATGATCATGGCGGAAGCCGTCGAGAAGGGCGTGATCTCCGATTTCAGCATCCTCGCGACGGATCTCTCCACAGACGTTCTAAAGAAGGCGCACTCCGGCATCTACAATCGGGATCTTCTGGAGCCCGTGCCGAACGCCATGCAACGCAAATATGTCATGCAGGCAAGAGACAAATATCGCAGCGATGTCCGAATTTCGCCAAAGCTGCGCTCGAAGGTGGGCTTCGCCCGCATGAACCTGATGAATCCGTCCTATGACATCGGCGCGCCGGTCAATATCATCTTTTGCCGCAACGTGCTGATCTACTTCGACAAAAAGACACAGACCCATGTGCTGACAGAGCTTTGCAAGTGCCTGGCGCCCGGCGGCTATCTGATGATCGGGCACTCGGAGTCTGTCACCGGCATCAATCTGCCGGTCAAACAGGTCGCCAACACGGTTTTCCTCAAGCAGTAG
- a CDS encoding methyl-accepting chemotaxis protein — protein MSLYVQMKKSSRPSTAIEEIKRLQAVFEEGNISARADLARATGGARDVLEAVNALLEAATRPVEAFAQSISHMSAEHDRGDIDVAIPVETFKGSYLAMAKGVNEMVAGHISVKKKAMACVRELGEGNFDAPLEQLPGKKAFINDTIETLRGNLRGLIAEMNKMSSEHDKGDIDVFVPVDHFKGDFAVMAKGINDMVAGHIAVKKKAMACVKAFGEGNFDAQLEQFPGKKAFINETIETLRGNFREIIKELQRLIDASTAGKLSERGAADHFSGDFAGLVTGINGMLDAIILPIAEGNRVLDLVSTGDLTEFVEIECEGDHEKMKDAINSLVENLSKVAAGISNAADQVAAGSHQLSSAAEQVSQGATEQASSAEEASASMEQMAANIKQNADNAAQTEKIARQSSKDAEVSGEAVGRAVAAMRTIAQKISIVQEIARQTDLLALNAAVEAARAGEHGKGFAVVASEVRKLAERSQAAAAEISSLSGETVQVATDAGEMLNRLVPDIRKTAELVAEISAACREQDIGASQINEAIQQLDKVTQQNSGASEEMSATSEELAAQAEELQSSIAFFKVARAEAAAPAKPVPVRQAVAAPGPRSVTKPAAPVRRPAPTGTVHAQQARAKGFALDMSMGGPDSSDDDFLHGR, from the coding sequence ATGTCGCTATACGTTCAGATGAAAAAATCCTCCCGTCCCTCAACGGCAATCGAAGAGATTAAGCGTCTCCAGGCCGTCTTCGAGGAAGGAAACATATCTGCACGCGCCGATCTCGCTCGTGCGACCGGCGGTGCACGAGATGTTCTGGAGGCAGTCAACGCTCTTCTTGAGGCAGCGACACGTCCCGTCGAAGCCTTTGCACAATCGATCTCCCACATGTCCGCCGAACACGATCGCGGCGACATCGATGTGGCGATACCAGTCGAGACCTTCAAAGGCAGCTATCTCGCAATGGCGAAGGGCGTCAACGAGATGGTCGCTGGCCATATCAGCGTCAAAAAGAAAGCAATGGCTTGCGTCCGTGAACTCGGCGAGGGCAACTTCGATGCTCCTCTTGAGCAGCTCCCGGGCAAAAAAGCCTTCATAAACGACACGATCGAAACCTTACGCGGCAATCTGCGCGGCCTGATCGCTGAGATGAACAAGATGTCGTCCGAACATGACAAGGGCGATATCGACGTCTTCGTTCCCGTCGATCATTTCAAGGGCGATTTTGCGGTGATGGCAAAAGGCATCAACGACATGGTGGCGGGCCATATCGCTGTAAAAAAGAAGGCGATGGCCTGCGTCAAGGCATTCGGCGAAGGCAATTTCGACGCCCAGTTGGAACAGTTTCCTGGCAAAAAAGCCTTTATCAACGAGACGATCGAAACGCTTCGTGGCAATTTCCGTGAGATCATCAAGGAACTTCAGCGTCTGATCGACGCATCCACCGCCGGTAAGCTGAGTGAGCGCGGCGCTGCCGATCATTTTTCCGGCGATTTTGCCGGACTCGTGACGGGCATCAACGGCATGCTGGACGCGATCATCCTGCCCATTGCGGAAGGCAATCGTGTTCTCGATCTGGTCAGCACCGGCGACTTGACCGAATTCGTCGAGATCGAGTGCGAAGGCGACCACGAAAAGATGAAAGACGCCATCAACTCATTGGTGGAAAATCTCTCTAAGGTGGCAGCCGGTATCTCGAATGCCGCCGATCAGGTTGCCGCCGGTAGTCACCAGTTGTCCTCTGCCGCGGAGCAAGTCTCGCAGGGTGCGACGGAGCAGGCCTCCTCTGCCGAAGAAGCATCCGCTTCCATGGAACAGATGGCGGCAAACATCAAGCAAAACGCCGATAACGCTGCCCAGACAGAGAAGATTGCCCGCCAGTCGTCGAAGGACGCAGAGGTAAGCGGTGAAGCCGTCGGTCGTGCTGTCGCTGCGATGCGCACAATTGCGCAGAAGATTTCGATCGTTCAGGAGATCGCTCGTCAGACTGACCTTCTCGCACTCAACGCTGCTGTCGAAGCTGCACGTGCCGGTGAGCATGGTAAAGGCTTCGCCGTGGTTGCTTCTGAAGTCCGCAAACTTGCCGAACGTAGCCAGGCGGCGGCCGCTGAAATCTCCTCGCTCTCCGGCGAGACGGTGCAGGTCGCGACCGACGCGGGCGAGATGCTCAACCGCTTGGTTCCGGATATCCGCAAGACCGCGGAACTGGTGGCCGAAATTTCTGCGGCTTGCCGTGAGCAGGATATTGGCGCAAGCCAGATCAACGAGGCGATCCAGCAGCTTGACAAGGTAACACAGCAGAACTCCGGCGCTTCGGAAGAAATGTCTGCAACATCCGAAGAACTGGCGGCGCAGGCCGAAGAGCTTCAATCGAGCATCGCTTTCTTCAAGGTTGCGCGTGCCGAGGCAGCGGCTCCGGCAAAGCCCGTACCTGTCCGCCAGGCGGTAGCAGCGCCAGGGCCCCGCAGTGTTACAAAGCCTGCAGCTCCTGTCCGTCGCCCTGCGCCAACTGGCACCGTGCATGCCCAACAGGCTCGTGCCAAGGGCTTTGCGCTGGACATGTCGATGGGTGGACCGGACTCAAGCGATGATGATTTTCTGCACGGCAGGTAA
- a CDS encoding chemotaxis protein CheW yields MASPTSTMQYVTFSLGEEVFAVPVDVVREILDHEEAFKIPHGPDYLLGLRDVRGQGVPVIDLRLRLGMTKTVKTSHTRILVLDIPFVEKVLALGLVADKVFEVTPFRQDQIETAPDIGIRWNSSYIAGVVRRESDFVVIIDLAKLFSGDAGELAKVDNGPMRAA; encoded by the coding sequence ATGGCGAGCCCAACATCTACCATGCAATACGTGACGTTCAGCCTTGGCGAGGAAGTCTTCGCGGTTCCCGTGGACGTCGTTCGTGAAATCCTCGACCACGAAGAAGCCTTTAAGATCCCTCACGGTCCTGATTATCTGCTCGGCCTGAGGGATGTACGCGGACAGGGCGTTCCGGTCATCGACCTTCGCCTACGCCTTGGCATGACCAAGACGGTGAAGACATCGCATACGCGCATTCTGGTGCTCGACATTCCTTTCGTCGAAAAGGTGCTGGCGCTCGGTCTCGTTGCCGACAAAGTCTTCGAGGTCACGCCTTTCAGGCAGGATCAGATCGAGACCGCACCTGACATCGGTATTCGCTGGAACTCCAGCTATATCGCCGGGGTCGTTCGCCGCGAAAGCGATTTCGTCGTCATCATCGATCTCGCAAAGCTGTTCTCTGGCGATGCTGGCGAGCTTGCAAAGGTCGACAACGGCCCGATGCGCGCCGCCTGA